In one window of Arachis ipaensis cultivar K30076 chromosome B06, Araip1.1, whole genome shotgun sequence DNA:
- the LOC107645777 gene encoding pentatricopeptide repeat-containing protein At1g03560, mitochondrial-like isoform X2 — MRSSSRILVKLLKRHSHTATLSSRFSTPPPHEVVEPFYDLSDVVVSASRDPPSPSPWLPQIVSLLDDSPSMESNLTSFCNKFLITLSPNFVSHTVRSLTNQPHLATRFFHWAHSQPNYSRSLHSYVSLIETLSFSSSFDSTIFQNILEEFKCRKFKLTAAAVNSLLRSFAAVGMVEELLWMWRKMKEDGLEPSLYNFNSLMNGLVNAGMVESAVKVFEAMREVNVRPDLVSYNTVIKGYCKVGKTRKALEMIREMEAGDDGGNVGPDKVSYMTAMQACYGEGDVDCCVRLYHEMKEKGLVVPPYAYSLVVCGLCRQGKVVEGLNVFEEMRRNSCGANKAVYTALIDGYAKTGNVDGAMRLFERMRQEGIKPDEVTYGAIVNGLCKGGRVEEALGYLEFCKENGVAVNALFYSSLIDGLGKAGRVDEAEKLFYEMVDNACPPDSYCYNALIDGWCKGGRIDEALTLFKRMEEEGCEQTVYTYTILISELFKVHRNEEALKLWDMMIDKGITPNVACFRSLSIGLCLSGKVARACKILDELAPMGIVLETAYEDMINVLCKAGRVKEACKLADGIVDRGREIPGKIRTLMMHSKIGIGYDRMRSVKKRVKFRTLIDS, encoded by the exons ATGAGAAGCAGCAGCAGAATACTTGTAAAGCTCCTCAAACGACATTCACACACTGCCACGTTATCATCACGATTCTCCACTCCCCCTCCCCACGAAGTTGTCGAACCCTTCTATGACCTCTCAGACGTCGTCGTTTCAGCCTCCCGTGACCCTCCTTCCCCATCCCCATGGCTCCCCCAAATCGTCTCCCTCCTCGACGATTCCCCTTCCATGgaatccaacctcacctccttcTGCAACAAATTCCTCATCACTCTCTCCCCCAACTTTGTCTCCCATACCGTCCGCTCCCTCACCAACCAACCCCACCTCGCCACGCGCTTCTTCCACTGGGCTCACTCTCAACCTAACTATTCCCGCTCCCTCCATTCCTACGTCTCTCTCATCGAAACCCTCTCCTTTTCTTCATCGTTTGATTCAACTATTTTCCAAAACATTCTAGAAGAATTCAAGTGCCGAAAGTTTAAATTAACTGCTGCCGCCGTTAATTCCTTGCTCAGGAGCTTTGCTGCGGTTGGCATGGTGGAGGAGCTGTTGTGGATGTGGCGGAAGATGAAGGAGGATGGCCTTGAGCCGAGTTTGTATAATTTCAATTCGTTGATGAACGGATTGGTTAATGCCGGTATGGTGGAATCGGCGGTTAAGGTTTTCGAGGCGATGAGGGAGGTTAATGTGAGACCGGATTTGGTTAGTTACAATACGGTTATTAAAGGGTATTGTAAGGTTGGGAAAACTAGGAAGGCCTTGGAGATGATTAGGGAGATGGAGGCTGGGGATGATGGTGGTAATGTGGGGCCGGATAAGGTTAGTTACATGACGGCTATGCAGGCGTGTTATGGCGAAGGGGATGTGGATTGTTGTGTGAGGCTTTACCATGAGATGAAGGAGAAGGGGTTGGTGGTTCCTCCATATGCTTATAGTTTGGTGGTGTGTGGGCTTTGCAGGCAAGGGAAGGTTGTTGAGGGTCTCAATGTATTTGAAGAGATGAGAAGGAATAGTTGCGGAGCCAATAAGGCGGTGTACACGGCGTTGATTGATGGTTATGCGAAGACTGGGAATGTTGACGGAGCGATGAGGTTGTTTGAGAGGATGAGACAGGAGGGGATTAAACCGGATGAAGTTACTTATGGGGCGATTGTTAATGGTTTGTGTAAGGGTGGGAGAGTGGAGGAAGCTTTGGGTTATTTAGAGTTTTGTAAAGAGAATGGTGTCGCGGTGAATGCGTTATTTTACTCGAGTTTGATTGATGGCCTTGGGAAGGCTGGGAGAGTTGATGAAGCTGAGAAGTTGTTTTATGAGATGGTTGATAACGCGTGCCCCCCGGATTCTTATTGCTATAATGCACTTATCGATGGATGGTGTAAAGGTGGGAGGATTGATGAAGCATTAACACTGTTTAAACGGATGGAGGAGGAAGGTTGCGAGCAGACTGTGTATACGTATACCATACTTATCAGTGAGCTTTTTAAAGTGCACAGGAATGAAGAGGCATTGAAATTATGGGACATGATGATAGATAAGGGCATAACACCAAATGTTGCTTGTTTTAGGTCTCTTTCAATCGGACTCTGTCTTTCGGGCAAGGTAGCGAGAGCTTGTAAGATTTTGGATGAGCTGGCACCTATGGGGATTGTTCTTGAAACAGCTTATGAAGACATGATTAACGTGTTGTGCAAAGCTGGCCGAGTGAAGGAAGCCTGCAAGTTAGCTGACGGGATTGTGGACAGAGGTAGAGAAATTCCTGGAAAAATTAGAACATTGA TGATGCATAGCAAGATTGGTATTGGGTATGACCGGATGCGTAGTGTTAAAAAGAGAGTGAAGTTCCGAACCCTTATTGACAGCTGA
- the LOC107645775 gene encoding uncharacterized protein LOC107645775 produces the protein MASAVSNALFPNQLTLSHTHTSRHRPQPSPFLLRFHNTWSTRAKLFCSAASAAGAGSSSSNPDGDFNPYEVLGVSPIERFDMIKAAYAKKKKEAEINGDEATASRLEKAYDKLMMAQLTNRKKGVTFGSFKVSKDIKYADKQPILPWGPRFAKSTTNDTRINLAISAVFTAWILVRRSAEYKPLQFLAFAFVYRLFEKLKSFESPATRTYNEEGEDTGEGLRMGKRLLRSLALVFGCVAVSSVGYTIFLNIIEYAGGFIPAALYNSQELVITTSSAVMLYILATYYR, from the exons ATGGCTTCGGCAGTCTCCAACGCACTTTTCCCTAATCAATTGACTCTCTCACACACCCACACTTCCCGCCACAGACCTCAACCCTCTCCCTTTCTTCTCAg GTTCCACAATACATGGAGTACCAGGGCCAAGCTTTTCTGTTCTGCTGCTTCTGCAGCTGGAGCTGGAAGTTCCAGCTCCAATCCTGACGGTGACTTCAACCCTTACGAG GTTCTAGGTGTTAGTCCTATTGAAAGATTTGACATGATCAAGGCTGCATAtgcgaaaaagaagaaggaggctGAGATTAACGGCGACGAAGCTACTGCTTCCCGG TTGGAGAAGGCATATGACAAACTCATGATGGCTCAGTTGACTAATCGGAAAAAGGGTGTGACTTTTGGATCATTTAAG GTTTCGAAGGACATCAAGTATGCTGACAAGCAGCCAATTCTACCTTGGGGGCCAAG GTTTGCTAAATCAACTACAAATGATACACGCATCAACTTGGCAATATCTGCTGTTTTC ACAGCTTGGATCCTTGTTAGGCGGAGTGCTGAATATAAACCTTTGCAATTTTTAGCATTTGCTTTTGTTTATAGGCTATTTGAGAAGTTAAAATCATTTGAATCTCCTGCAACCCGAACATATAAT GAAGAAGGTGAGGATACTGGAGAAGGCCTGCGTATGGGAAAACGATTGCTTCGATCTCTGGCATTGGTGTTTGGTTGTGTAGCTGTGTCATCTGTG GGATACACTATCTTTTTGAACATAATTGAGTATGCAGGTGGTTTTATTCCCGCTGCCCTTTACAACAGCCAG GAGTTGGTAATCACCACTTCATCGGCGGTAATGCTTTATATTTTGGCAACTTATTATAGATAG
- the LOC107645777 gene encoding pentatricopeptide repeat-containing protein At1g03560, mitochondrial-like isoform X1, translating into MRSSSRILVKLLKRHSHTATLSSRFSTPPPHEVVEPFYDLSDVVVSASRDPPSPSPWLPQIVSLLDDSPSMESNLTSFCNKFLITLSPNFVSHTVRSLTNQPHLATRFFHWAHSQPNYSRSLHSYVSLIETLSFSSSFDSTIFQNILEEFKCRKFKLTAAAVNSLLRSFAAVGMVEELLWMWRKMKEDGLEPSLYNFNSLMNGLVNAGMVESAVKVFEAMREVNVRPDLVSYNTVIKGYCKVGKTRKALEMIREMEAGDDGGNVGPDKVSYMTAMQACYGEGDVDCCVRLYHEMKEKGLVVPPYAYSLVVCGLCRQGKVVEGLNVFEEMRRNSCGANKAVYTALIDGYAKTGNVDGAMRLFERMRQEGIKPDEVTYGAIVNGLCKGGRVEEALGYLEFCKENGVAVNALFYSSLIDGLGKAGRVDEAEKLFYEMVDNACPPDSYCYNALIDGWCKGGRIDEALTLFKRMEEEGCEQTVYTYTILISELFKVHRNEEALKLWDMMIDKGITPNVACFRSLSIGLCLSGKVARACKILDELAPMGIVLETAYEDMINVLCKAGRVKEACKLADGIVDRGREIPGKIRTLMINALRKAGNADLAIRLMHSKIGIGYDRMRSVKKRVKFRTLIDS; encoded by the coding sequence ATGAGAAGCAGCAGCAGAATACTTGTAAAGCTCCTCAAACGACATTCACACACTGCCACGTTATCATCACGATTCTCCACTCCCCCTCCCCACGAAGTTGTCGAACCCTTCTATGACCTCTCAGACGTCGTCGTTTCAGCCTCCCGTGACCCTCCTTCCCCATCCCCATGGCTCCCCCAAATCGTCTCCCTCCTCGACGATTCCCCTTCCATGgaatccaacctcacctccttcTGCAACAAATTCCTCATCACTCTCTCCCCCAACTTTGTCTCCCATACCGTCCGCTCCCTCACCAACCAACCCCACCTCGCCACGCGCTTCTTCCACTGGGCTCACTCTCAACCTAACTATTCCCGCTCCCTCCATTCCTACGTCTCTCTCATCGAAACCCTCTCCTTTTCTTCATCGTTTGATTCAACTATTTTCCAAAACATTCTAGAAGAATTCAAGTGCCGAAAGTTTAAATTAACTGCTGCCGCCGTTAATTCCTTGCTCAGGAGCTTTGCTGCGGTTGGCATGGTGGAGGAGCTGTTGTGGATGTGGCGGAAGATGAAGGAGGATGGCCTTGAGCCGAGTTTGTATAATTTCAATTCGTTGATGAACGGATTGGTTAATGCCGGTATGGTGGAATCGGCGGTTAAGGTTTTCGAGGCGATGAGGGAGGTTAATGTGAGACCGGATTTGGTTAGTTACAATACGGTTATTAAAGGGTATTGTAAGGTTGGGAAAACTAGGAAGGCCTTGGAGATGATTAGGGAGATGGAGGCTGGGGATGATGGTGGTAATGTGGGGCCGGATAAGGTTAGTTACATGACGGCTATGCAGGCGTGTTATGGCGAAGGGGATGTGGATTGTTGTGTGAGGCTTTACCATGAGATGAAGGAGAAGGGGTTGGTGGTTCCTCCATATGCTTATAGTTTGGTGGTGTGTGGGCTTTGCAGGCAAGGGAAGGTTGTTGAGGGTCTCAATGTATTTGAAGAGATGAGAAGGAATAGTTGCGGAGCCAATAAGGCGGTGTACACGGCGTTGATTGATGGTTATGCGAAGACTGGGAATGTTGACGGAGCGATGAGGTTGTTTGAGAGGATGAGACAGGAGGGGATTAAACCGGATGAAGTTACTTATGGGGCGATTGTTAATGGTTTGTGTAAGGGTGGGAGAGTGGAGGAAGCTTTGGGTTATTTAGAGTTTTGTAAAGAGAATGGTGTCGCGGTGAATGCGTTATTTTACTCGAGTTTGATTGATGGCCTTGGGAAGGCTGGGAGAGTTGATGAAGCTGAGAAGTTGTTTTATGAGATGGTTGATAACGCGTGCCCCCCGGATTCTTATTGCTATAATGCACTTATCGATGGATGGTGTAAAGGTGGGAGGATTGATGAAGCATTAACACTGTTTAAACGGATGGAGGAGGAAGGTTGCGAGCAGACTGTGTATACGTATACCATACTTATCAGTGAGCTTTTTAAAGTGCACAGGAATGAAGAGGCATTGAAATTATGGGACATGATGATAGATAAGGGCATAACACCAAATGTTGCTTGTTTTAGGTCTCTTTCAATCGGACTCTGTCTTTCGGGCAAGGTAGCGAGAGCTTGTAAGATTTTGGATGAGCTGGCACCTATGGGGATTGTTCTTGAAACAGCTTATGAAGACATGATTAACGTGTTGTGCAAAGCTGGCCGAGTGAAGGAAGCCTGCAAGTTAGCTGACGGGATTGTGGACAGAGGTAGAGAAATTCCTGGAAAAATTAGAACATTGATGATCAATGCATTGAGGAAGGCTGGTAATGCAGATTTGGCTATAAGGCTGATGCATAGCAAGATTGGTATTGGGTATGACCGGATGCGTAGTGTTAAAAAGAGAGTGAAGTTCCGAACCCTTATTGACAGCTGA